Proteins encoded together in one Stigmatella aurantiaca window:
- a CDS encoding S8 family serine peptidase, whose protein sequence is MALLACEGPGSVPPPQAPGEPRLEATLHKVQLSAEQAARWEQRGTPHQLIADYGAFQLVQVDDAALATLPASEDVERKDESNQLLLNAGVIDTASAHGQSLRGMKSRAAGKGLHLVQFAGPILPEWYRALEATGVQIVTYIPHNAYLVYGTADALDRLAAHVREARAIQWDGGYLNDYKLHPSVLKASTPTYTVQLVRDERENATTLELIRQLQSREGRIREVPGYVNVAASLTLPQLYDIASRPDVVSIQPYFTPRKVDERQDMILAGQITGNGPSGPGYLAWLASKGFTQAQFNGSGFGVDVSDSGLDNGTQLPNHFGLYTAGDVTATGRVAYNRLEGTANSGSTLQGCDGHGTLNAHIIAGYSSLTGEPFTDGTGFTHGLGVAPFVRVGSSVVFDPEDFTHPDYEDLQSRAYRDGMRISSNSWGAEDNGYGADAQAYDALVRDAQPTGSAVPVAGNQEMVILFAAGNFGSYANTVGAPATAKNVITVGASENARAFGAADLCDTPDSEANSLHDIASFSSRGPTSDGRKKPDLMAPGTHVAGGVAQEAGQRAHPPASATGKALGCFTAEGVCGGPQNEYYPVGQQWYTASSGTSHSAPAVAGGAALVRQYFINQGLPPPSPAMTKAYLMNSARYMTGTGANDNLFSNNQGMGLMDLGFAFDGTLRVLSDQESSQLFTASGQRRAFAGAVQDASRPFRVTLAWTDAPGSTTGSAWKNNLDLAVTVGGATYKGNVFNKGASVTGGGADEKNNVESVFLPAGTSGPFTVTVTATNINSDGVPGNGSVLDQDFALVVYNNCSTPGALPTGVTATATGANRIEVGWTPNGPASRYTVSRATSPGGPYTFLSEVTAPPYADTQVSGGTTYYYVVRGVACTESAPSAEASATAMGTCTYLPTFAGLTSVTNAGAATCGTSLDWGAAAPGCGGAVSYSIYRSTAQGFTPSAINRIATGVTGTQFADTLNLTSGTVYHYVVRATETSATGTVEETNTVMKSSVTTGAITPGVRYFDDFDAHRPTNASAYWTSASTTGSTQTLNIVDGCHYQSATKAYRFGSTSTACGTTYPAGTQVNLVLGGTGSVAGINGFSIPANAVNPELTFNVWYDLDTNYDGVSLAYNTTSAFTPWIDVPDAPSTTAPYISEGGYDGVLSSNLSRRVWTGSNKGAHGALKSVTLNLKALAGKKVWFAFRAYSDSIYNAEGFYVDNVRLTADSAATCTTSVPPPGPAVSYQLSALPVYFSAGTPVTFTVTALDAVGQTATGYTGSASFTSTDAQAVLPSPVAFTAGVARNVPITFKTVGTQSVTATGVEEPSLKHSASATVTAGPASRLVFLTQPPPGATAGSAFSGSIRVGLVDAFGNAVSSGLHGVTMALGNNPGGSTLSGTTTATTSSGVATFSFLSLNKTGNGYTLVASSPGLTSVTSTGISISPAGASKLAFLTPPTGGTAGQALSPALQVEVLDPFDNRVPSTFSVTLEVNTHPAGGTLSGTKTVSAVNGVATFSNLSLDKAGTGYKLTATSGSRTQAVSPAFNIAAGAASRVRFTQQPASATVGAPLSPAVQVTLQDAFGNTAAQSALPITVALGNGQGGALLGGTTTVNAVAGVASFSTLSVNRPGTGYVLTASASGLTPDTSAAFAITAGAPAQLAITASPSAPVAAGVAFPARVEVRDSNGHVVTNASVQVTLTLDSAPGATLGGTTTVTTVNGVASFTGLSVDKAGTGYSLLASAPGLPSVLSGAFGVTPGPAVKLGFLTQPSATAAGADMVPDVRVAFQDAHGNTVTASPPPIALALETSVPGAVVGYTGPATANGVVTFNHLTVNKKGTGYRLRASSGAFATLSEPFEVTAGTAARLVFLTPPANTQAGEVLAPVEVEFQDAEGNRDTHASGSVKLRLGGPSGGTLEGTFIVSALQGVATFSSLSIRQAAQGYTLIAQSGALPEATSAAFHITPGPAKALAFRVQPSTGVAGAVFTPAVKAAITDAYGNTVPDAAAQVTLALETNPSGGMLLGTATVAAVQGVATFTDLSIPRAGTGYTLTAASGSLTGASSTAFDILPGARSRLAFKLQPQSTVAGNPLGTVSVEFQDALGNRVASSLPIHLKVQDRPGVTLMGTPTVNANDGIATFDTLSIRQAGEGYRLTAQADGTAEASSTAFTLVPGPAAALVFTVQPGAARVGALLEPAIRVSFQDAFGNLATSAWEAVTLTLGTNPGGGTLSGSRTVSPVQGMATFANLSIDRAGVGYALKANSGTLPAVESQPFTVSEQPAARLVFRPLPDAGRFTAGVPFSVQVEVQDAQGRALASDGLGVTLSLGENPGHGTLEGPVTATTVHGVATFGNLSLRKAAAAYTLLASATGVQGAASTPFTVVAGPAARLTLELPSSVSAGQGVEIASTAVDAYGNLARTYGGTVQASSSDAQAVLPAVTAFVQGALPSGATVTFRGKGLVSITLTDTGNPLLTVTAQTTVTPFAQPTVAVTEPRGGTTVSGQVKLTAEGTVAAGTTLAQLSLLVDGQQAATGTGAVLTATWDSDAAAPGEHIITAVITDGAGNMAVSAPVSVTVKGSGSGGGCGATLGPDASLWLGALVLARYTLGRRRRAQAA, encoded by the coding sequence ATGGCTTTGCTGGCCTGTGAAGGCCCTGGCAGCGTCCCCCCGCCGCAGGCCCCCGGCGAGCCCCGGCTGGAGGCCACGCTCCACAAGGTCCAGCTCAGCGCGGAGCAGGCCGCACGCTGGGAGCAGCGCGGCACGCCCCACCAGCTCATTGCCGACTACGGCGCCTTCCAGCTCGTGCAGGTGGATGACGCGGCGCTCGCCACCCTCCCCGCCTCCGAGGACGTGGAGCGGAAGGATGAGTCCAACCAGCTGCTGCTGAACGCGGGTGTCATCGATACCGCCTCGGCGCATGGCCAGTCGCTGCGCGGCATGAAGTCCCGTGCGGCCGGCAAGGGCCTGCACCTGGTGCAGTTCGCCGGCCCCATCCTCCCCGAGTGGTACCGGGCGCTGGAGGCCACGGGCGTCCAGATCGTCACCTACATCCCCCACAACGCCTACCTCGTCTACGGCACTGCGGACGCACTGGACCGGCTCGCGGCCCACGTGCGCGAGGCCCGCGCCATCCAGTGGGACGGGGGCTACCTCAACGACTACAAGCTCCACCCCTCGGTCCTCAAGGCCTCCACGCCCACCTACACCGTGCAGCTCGTGCGGGATGAACGGGAGAACGCCACCACGCTGGAGCTCATCCGGCAGCTCCAGTCCCGCGAGGGGCGGATCCGCGAGGTGCCCGGCTACGTCAACGTGGCGGCCTCGCTGACGCTGCCGCAGCTCTATGACATCGCCTCCCGGCCGGACGTGGTGTCCATCCAGCCGTACTTCACGCCGCGCAAGGTCGACGAGCGGCAGGACATGATCCTCGCCGGTCAAATCACGGGCAACGGGCCCTCTGGCCCGGGCTACCTGGCGTGGCTCGCGTCGAAGGGCTTCACCCAGGCGCAGTTCAACGGCTCCGGCTTCGGCGTGGACGTGTCGGACAGCGGCCTGGACAACGGCACGCAGCTGCCCAACCACTTCGGCCTGTACACGGCCGGTGACGTCACCGCCACGGGCCGCGTCGCCTACAACCGCCTGGAGGGCACCGCGAACTCCGGCAGCACGCTTCAGGGCTGCGATGGCCACGGCACCCTGAACGCCCACATCATCGCGGGCTACTCCAGCCTCACGGGCGAGCCCTTCACCGATGGGACAGGCTTCACCCATGGCCTGGGCGTGGCCCCCTTCGTGAGGGTGGGCTCCTCGGTGGTGTTCGATCCGGAGGACTTCACCCACCCCGACTACGAGGACCTCCAGTCGCGCGCCTACCGCGATGGCATGCGCATCAGCAGCAACAGCTGGGGCGCGGAGGACAACGGCTACGGCGCGGACGCGCAGGCCTATGACGCGCTGGTGCGCGATGCCCAGCCCACGGGCTCGGCCGTGCCCGTGGCGGGCAACCAGGAGATGGTCATCCTCTTCGCCGCGGGGAACTTCGGCTCGTACGCCAACACCGTGGGCGCCCCCGCCACCGCGAAGAACGTCATCACCGTGGGTGCCTCCGAGAACGCGCGGGCCTTTGGCGCCGCGGACCTCTGCGACACCCCCGACAGCGAGGCGAACAGCCTCCACGACATCGCCTCCTTCTCCAGCCGTGGCCCCACCTCCGACGGCCGCAAGAAGCCGGACCTCATGGCGCCCGGCACGCACGTGGCCGGCGGCGTGGCCCAGGAGGCCGGGCAGCGGGCCCACCCGCCCGCGTCCGCCACCGGCAAGGCGCTCGGCTGCTTCACGGCGGAAGGCGTCTGCGGCGGCCCCCAGAACGAGTACTACCCGGTGGGCCAGCAGTGGTACACGGCCTCCTCCGGCACCAGCCACTCCGCTCCAGCGGTGGCCGGCGGCGCGGCGCTCGTGCGCCAGTACTTCATCAACCAGGGCCTCCCGCCGCCCAGCCCGGCCATGACGAAGGCCTACCTGATGAACTCCGCCCGCTACATGACGGGCACGGGGGCCAACGACAACCTGTTCTCCAACAACCAGGGCATGGGGCTCATGGACCTGGGCTTCGCCTTCGATGGCACGCTCCGGGTGCTGTCGGACCAGGAGTCCTCCCAGCTCTTCACCGCCAGTGGCCAGAGACGCGCCTTCGCCGGCGCCGTGCAGGATGCCTCCCGGCCCTTCCGCGTGACGCTGGCGTGGACGGACGCGCCGGGCTCCACCACCGGCAGCGCATGGAAGAACAACCTGGACCTCGCGGTGACCGTGGGCGGCGCCACCTACAAGGGCAACGTCTTCAACAAGGGCGCCTCCGTCACCGGCGGCGGAGCGGATGAGAAGAACAACGTGGAGAGCGTCTTCCTGCCCGCGGGCACCTCGGGCCCCTTCACCGTCACGGTGACCGCCACCAACATCAACTCGGATGGCGTGCCGGGCAACGGCTCCGTGCTGGATCAGGACTTCGCGCTCGTCGTCTACAACAACTGCTCGACGCCCGGCGCCCTCCCCACCGGCGTGACGGCCACCGCCACCGGCGCCAACCGCATCGAGGTGGGCTGGACGCCCAATGGTCCGGCGTCCCGCTATACCGTCTCGCGCGCCACCAGCCCGGGAGGGCCCTATACCTTCCTGTCCGAGGTGACGGCGCCCCCGTATGCCGACACCCAGGTGTCCGGTGGCACCACCTATTACTATGTGGTGCGCGGCGTGGCATGCACCGAGTCCGCGCCCTCCGCCGAGGCCTCCGCCACGGCCATGGGGACTTGCACGTATCTGCCCACCTTCGCGGGCCTCACCTCCGTCACCAATGCCGGCGCCGCGACGTGCGGCACGTCCTTGGACTGGGGCGCGGCGGCCCCTGGCTGTGGCGGAGCGGTGAGCTATTCGATCTACCGGAGCACCGCGCAGGGCTTCACGCCGTCCGCCATCAACCGGATCGCCACGGGCGTGACGGGCACCCAGTTCGCGGACACGCTGAACCTGACGAGCGGCACGGTGTACCACTACGTGGTCCGCGCCACCGAGACGAGCGCCACCGGCACCGTGGAGGAGACGAACACCGTCATGAAGTCCTCCGTGACGACGGGCGCCATCACGCCGGGCGTGCGCTACTTCGACGACTTCGACGCCCACCGGCCCACGAACGCCTCCGCGTACTGGACCTCCGCGTCCACCACGGGCAGCACGCAGACGCTCAACATCGTCGACGGGTGCCACTATCAGTCGGCCACGAAGGCGTACCGGTTCGGCTCGACGTCCACCGCCTGCGGCACCACCTACCCCGCAGGCACCCAGGTGAACCTGGTCCTGGGCGGCACGGGCTCGGTGGCCGGCATCAACGGCTTCTCCATCCCGGCCAACGCCGTCAACCCGGAGCTGACGTTCAACGTCTGGTACGACCTCGATACGAACTACGACGGCGTCTCCCTCGCTTACAACACCACGTCGGCCTTCACCCCGTGGATCGACGTGCCCGACGCCCCGTCCACCACGGCGCCCTACATCTCGGAGGGCGGATATGACGGCGTGCTCTCCAGCAACCTGTCACGGCGCGTCTGGACGGGCTCCAACAAGGGCGCTCATGGCGCGCTCAAGTCCGTCACCCTCAACCTCAAGGCCCTGGCTGGCAAGAAGGTCTGGTTCGCCTTCCGGGCCTACTCCGATAGCATCTACAACGCCGAGGGCTTCTACGTGGACAACGTCCGCCTCACCGCGGACTCGGCGGCCACCTGCACGACGTCGGTGCCGCCCCCGGGGCCCGCCGTCAGTTACCAGCTGAGCGCGCTGCCCGTGTACTTCTCCGCGGGCACGCCCGTCACCTTCACCGTCACGGCGCTCGACGCGGTGGGCCAGACCGCCACCGGCTATACCGGCAGCGCCTCGTTCACGAGCACCGACGCGCAGGCGGTGCTGCCGTCCCCCGTGGCCTTCACCGCGGGCGTGGCCCGCAACGTGCCCATCACCTTCAAGACCGTGGGCACTCAGTCCGTCACCGCGACGGGCGTGGAGGAGCCGTCGCTGAAGCACAGCGCGAGCGCCACCGTCACCGCCGGGCCCGCCTCGCGCCTCGTCTTCCTCACGCAGCCGCCCCCCGGCGCCACCGCGGGCAGCGCCTTCTCGGGGTCCATCCGGGTCGGGCTGGTGGATGCGTTCGGCAATGCGGTGTCGTCAGGCTTGCATGGCGTCACCATGGCCCTGGGCAACAACCCGGGTGGCAGCACGCTGTCGGGCACCACCACGGCGACGACGAGCTCGGGCGTGGCCACGTTCAGCTTCTTGTCCCTCAACAAGACCGGCAATGGGTACACGCTGGTGGCCAGCTCCCCCGGCCTCACCAGCGTCACCAGCACGGGCATCAGTATCTCCCCCGCCGGCGCCTCGAAGCTCGCCTTCCTCACACCGCCCACGGGCGGCACCGCGGGACAGGCGCTCTCCCCGGCCCTCCAGGTGGAGGTGCTCGACCCGTTCGACAACCGCGTTCCCTCCACGTTCTCCGTCACCCTGGAGGTGAACACCCACCCAGCGGGCGGCACGCTGTCGGGCACGAAAACGGTCAGCGCTGTCAATGGTGTGGCCACCTTCTCCAACCTGTCGCTCGACAAGGCGGGCACGGGCTACAAGCTGACGGCCACCTCGGGCTCCCGCACCCAGGCGGTCAGCCCCGCGTTCAACATCGCGGCGGGGGCCGCCTCCCGGGTGCGCTTCACCCAGCAGCCCGCCTCGGCCACGGTGGGCGCGCCCCTTTCTCCCGCCGTCCAGGTCACCCTCCAGGATGCGTTTGGCAACACGGCCGCGCAGTCGGCCTTGCCCATCACCGTGGCGCTCGGAAACGGCCAGGGCGGCGCCCTGCTGGGCGGCACCACCACCGTCAACGCCGTGGCAGGCGTGGCCAGCTTCAGCACGCTGTCGGTGAACCGCCCGGGAACGGGCTACGTGCTCACCGCCAGCGCCAGCGGTTTGACCCCCGACACGAGCGCGGCCTTCGCCATCACCGCGGGGGCGCCGGCGCAGCTCGCCATCACCGCCTCGCCCTCCGCCCCGGTGGCCGCGGGCGTGGCCTTCCCCGCCCGGGTGGAGGTGCGCGACAGCAACGGCCACGTCGTCACCAACGCCTCCGTGCAGGTGACGCTGACGCTGGACTCCGCGCCGGGCGCCACCCTGGGCGGCACCACCACCGTCACCACCGTGAACGGTGTGGCCTCCTTCACGGGCCTCTCCGTCGACAAGGCAGGCACGGGCTACTCCCTCCTGGCGAGCGCCCCGGGCCTGCCGTCCGTCCTCTCGGGGGCCTTCGGCGTGACGCCGGGCCCGGCGGTGAAGCTGGGCTTCCTCACCCAGCCGTCCGCCACCGCCGCCGGCGCGGACATGGTCCCCGACGTCCGCGTGGCATTCCAGGACGCCCACGGCAACACCGTGACGGCCTCCCCCCCGCCCATCGCGCTGGCCCTCGAGACGTCTGTGCCGGGCGCGGTGGTGGGCTACACGGGGCCGGCCACCGCCAACGGCGTGGTCACCTTCAACCACCTCACCGTCAACAAGAAGGGCACGGGCTACCGGTTGAGGGCCTCCTCCGGCGCGTTCGCCACGCTCAGCGAGCCCTTCGAGGTGACGGCGGGCACGGCGGCCCGGCTCGTCTTCCTCACCCCCCCGGCCAACACCCAGGCCGGCGAGGTGCTCGCCCCCGTGGAGGTGGAGTTCCAGGATGCGGAGGGCAACCGCGACACCCACGCGTCCGGTTCAGTGAAGCTCCGCCTGGGAGGCCCCTCGGGTGGCACGCTGGAGGGCACCTTCATCGTGTCCGCCCTTCAGGGGGTGGCCACCTTCTCCTCGCTCTCCATCCGCCAGGCCGCGCAGGGCTACACGCTCATCGCGCAGTCGGGGGCCTTGCCGGAGGCCACCAGCGCGGCCTTCCACATCACCCCGGGGCCTGCCAAGGCGCTGGCCTTCCGGGTCCAGCCGTCCACGGGCGTGGCGGGAGCGGTCTTCACCCCCGCGGTGAAAGCCGCCATCACCGATGCCTACGGAAACACCGTCCCGGACGCAGCCGCCCAGGTCACCCTGGCCCTGGAGACGAACCCCTCCGGGGGCATGCTCCTCGGCACCGCCACGGTGGCGGCCGTCCAGGGCGTGGCCACCTTCACGGACCTGTCCATCCCACGCGCGGGCACGGGCTACACCCTGACCGCAGCCTCAGGCTCACTCACCGGTGCATCCAGCACGGCCTTCGACATCCTCCCGGGTGCGCGCAGCCGTCTGGCCTTCAAGCTCCAGCCCCAGAGCACCGTGGCGGGCAATCCGCTGGGCACCGTCTCGGTGGAGTTCCAGGACGCCCTGGGCAACCGGGTGGCCAGTTCCCTGCCCATCCACCTGAAGGTCCAGGACCGTCCCGGCGTGACGCTGATGGGCACGCCCACCGTGAATGCCAACGATGGCATCGCCACCTTCGACACCCTGTCCATCCGCCAGGCTGGGGAAGGCTACCGGCTGACGGCGCAGGCGGATGGGACCGCCGAGGCCTCCAGCACCGCGTTCACCCTCGTGCCGGGGCCCGCCGCAGCCCTGGTCTTCACCGTGCAGCCAGGGGCCGCGCGGGTGGGCGCCCTGTTGGAGCCGGCGATCCGGGTCTCCTTCCAGGATGCCTTTGGCAATCTCGCCACGAGCGCCTGGGAAGCGGTCACCTTGACCCTGGGGACGAACCCGGGCGGGGGCACCCTGTCCGGCTCCCGGACTGTCTCCCCCGTCCAGGGCATGGCCACCTTCGCGAACCTGTCCATCGACCGCGCCGGGGTGGGCTACGCCCTGAAGGCGAACTCGGGCACGCTGCCCGCGGTGGAGAGCCAGCCCTTCACCGTCTCCGAGCAGCCCGCGGCGCGGCTCGTCTTCCGTCCCCTGCCGGACGCGGGCCGCTTCACCGCAGGTGTTCCGTTCTCCGTGCAGGTGGAGGTGCAGGACGCGCAGGGCCGGGCGCTCGCCTCTGACGGCCTGGGCGTGACGCTGAGCCTCGGCGAAAACCCCGGCCACGGCACCCTGGAGGGCCCCGTTACGGCCACCACCGTCCACGGGGTGGCGACATTCGGGAACCTCTCCCTGCGCAAGGCCGCCGCCGCGTACACGCTCCTGGCGAGCGCGACAGGGGTTCAGGGCGCGGCGAGCACTCCGTTCACGGTCGTCGCGGGCCCGGCCGCGCGCCTCACGCTGGAGCTGCCTTCCAGCGTTTCCGCAGGACAGGGGGTGGAGATCGCCTCCACGGCGGTCGATGCCTACGGCAACCTGGCCCGCACCTACGGGGGCACGGTCCAGGCGTCGAGCTCGGATGCGCAGGCCGTCCTGCCGGCCGTTACGGCCTTCGTGCAGGGGGCGCTGCCCTCGGGCGCCACCGTGACGTTCAGGGGCAAGGGTCTGGTGTCGATCACGCTGACGGACACCGGCAACCCCCTGCTGACCGTCACCGCGCAGACCACGGTGACGCCGTTCGCCCAGCCCACGGTGGCCGTTACCGAGCCTCGGGGTGGCACCACCGTCTCTGGCCAGGTGAAGCTCACCGCCGAAGGCACGGTGGCGGCGGGGACCACGCTGGCCCAGCTCTCCCTTCTCGTGGATGGCCAGCAGGCCGCCACCGGCACCGGGGCCGTGCTGACGGCCACCTGGGACAGTGATGCGGCGGCCCCAGGCGAGCACATCATCACCGCGGTCATCACCGACGGCGCGGGCAACATGGCCGTGTCCGCTCCGGTGAGCGTCACCGTGAAGGGCAGCGGCAGCGGCGGCGGCTGCGGAGCCACCCTGGGGCCAGACGCCAGCTTGTGGCTGGGAGCGCTCGTCCTGGCCCGGTACACCCTCGGCCGTCGGCGCCGCGCCCAGGCGGCCTGA
- a CDS encoding DoxX family protein, whose translation MMVTTLTEQPSLLKAAALLPPRLSLGSTLVFHGLSKLKKEGVEQTAPMFEQLGFTPGKPWVIAVGLTEVVSGVSAILGVATRLTALAVLATQAVAIGKVHGPKGFDNLKGGYEFNLSLVGTALALLLRGPGSLSVHSALETAAKRRELRRFRLLSRQRRRSRLLDLLG comes from the coding sequence ATGATGGTGACGACCCTGACCGAGCAGCCCAGCCTTCTGAAGGCCGCGGCCCTGTTACCTCCCCGGCTGTCGCTGGGCTCCACCCTGGTGTTCCACGGGCTGAGCAAGCTGAAGAAGGAGGGCGTGGAGCAGACCGCGCCCATGTTCGAGCAACTGGGGTTCACCCCCGGCAAGCCGTGGGTCATCGCCGTGGGCCTTACCGAGGTGGTGTCCGGGGTGAGCGCCATCCTGGGCGTGGCCACCCGCCTCACCGCGCTCGCGGTGCTCGCCACGCAGGCCGTCGCCATCGGCAAGGTGCACGGGCCCAAGGGCTTCGACAACCTCAAGGGCGGCTACGAGTTCAACCTCTCCCTGGTGGGCACCGCGCTGGCCCTGCTGCTCCGGGGCCCGGGCAGTCTCTCGGTGCACAGCGCCCTGGAGACCGCCGCCAAGCGCCGCGAGCTGCGCCGCTTCCGGCTCCTGTCGCGCCAGCGCCGCCGCTCGCGCCTGCTCGACCTGCTGGGCTGA
- a CDS encoding type VI secretion system Vgr family protein: MIASAALLANQAEFEFQAGPHAAGELAVVGFEANEFLSQPYSVEVTLAAPPDVEVNDKALLGQSALLTVQLGDGTARFFQGIVARIARWEITQSPEKQRHRITVVPRLWTLRHTRRSRIFQEMTVPDIVHKVLTEAMVQHTLSLSGSYRPRNYCVQYRESDLEFVQRLLEEEGIFYYFEHTEDSHLMVLRDASLTCPAVAGDARLVFREHSKMVAGNESVHAVSSQMQVQPGAVALRDFNFVQPRQDLTATVTADEGEAALEFYDYPARYEEPRTGKALAKVRLEEFRARVELLVGASNCRRLCTGYSFGLDEHPVDAFNRSYLVLSVKHVGRQPEVLTIEQAQSGEKEGYHNEFTCQPAQVPYRPPRETRRPFIAGAQTAIVVGPPGEEIHTDEHGRIKVQFHWDREGKGDDKSSCWIRVSQAWAGPGWGALYLPRIGQEVVVEFLEGDPDRPIVTGSVYNGQNPPPIELPGDKTQSTLRSSSSPGGNGSNELRIEDAAGEEQIYLHAQKDFQIVVENDKTQEVRGNETLLVKKDRSRTIEGNQSLEVKKNDDTVIGGNQSLDVVKNRSTTVMGNHTESVTGDQSIQVGGNQNVTVSLASAETVGLGKMLNVGGAYAVTVGGALNQLVGGLKSEQVGGAKVEVVGAKKSETVKGSRTLQVGGDMSEQVDKSRTLKVGKDLLLSVGGKLNHAVKDSYTLSAKELSLVAQEQFTLKVGSATLQVKKNGDVIIKGAKIEITASGDVIIKGSKISEN, from the coding sequence ATGATCGCGAGTGCCGCACTCCTGGCCAATCAGGCCGAATTCGAATTCCAGGCCGGACCGCATGCGGCGGGGGAGCTCGCTGTCGTGGGCTTCGAGGCCAACGAGTTCCTCTCCCAGCCCTACTCCGTCGAAGTGACCCTGGCGGCTCCACCTGACGTGGAGGTGAACGACAAGGCCCTGCTGGGCCAGAGCGCGCTCTTGACTGTGCAGCTCGGTGACGGAACGGCGCGCTTCTTCCAGGGCATCGTGGCGCGCATCGCCCGGTGGGAGATCACCCAATCTCCGGAGAAGCAGCGCCACCGCATCACGGTGGTTCCCCGCCTTTGGACGCTCCGGCATACCCGCCGCAGCCGCATCTTCCAGGAGATGACCGTCCCGGACATCGTCCACAAGGTGCTCACCGAGGCGATGGTGCAGCACACGCTCTCGCTCAGCGGCTCCTACCGCCCCCGGAACTACTGCGTGCAGTACCGCGAGTCGGACCTGGAGTTCGTGCAGCGGCTGCTTGAGGAGGAGGGCATCTTCTACTACTTCGAGCACACCGAGGACTCGCACCTGATGGTGCTGAGGGACGCATCCCTCACCTGCCCGGCCGTGGCTGGAGATGCCCGCCTCGTCTTCCGTGAGCACAGCAAGATGGTGGCGGGGAACGAATCCGTTCATGCAGTCTCCTCGCAGATGCAGGTGCAGCCCGGTGCGGTGGCACTCCGAGACTTCAACTTCGTACAGCCCAGGCAGGATCTCACTGCCACCGTCACGGCCGACGAAGGCGAAGCGGCGCTTGAGTTCTACGACTACCCCGCCCGATACGAGGAACCCCGCACGGGCAAGGCGCTCGCCAAGGTGCGCCTGGAGGAGTTCCGCGCGCGTGTGGAGCTCCTGGTGGGTGCCAGCAACTGCCGGCGCCTGTGCACGGGCTACAGCTTCGGCCTGGACGAGCATCCGGTGGACGCGTTCAACCGGAGCTATCTCGTGCTCTCCGTCAAGCACGTGGGCCGCCAGCCCGAGGTTCTCACCATCGAGCAGGCCCAGTCCGGTGAGAAGGAGGGCTATCACAACGAGTTCACCTGCCAACCGGCCCAGGTGCCCTACCGTCCGCCCCGAGAGACCCGGCGCCCCTTCATCGCGGGCGCCCAGACGGCCATCGTCGTGGGGCCTCCAGGAGAGGAGATCCACACCGACGAGCATGGCCGCATCAAAGTCCAGTTCCACTGGGACCGGGAGGGCAAGGGAGATGACAAGAGTTCCTGCTGGATCCGCGTGAGCCAGGCCTGGGCTGGGCCGGGCTGGGGAGCGCTCTACCTGCCGCGCATTGGGCAAGAAGTGGTGGTGGAGTTCCTTGAGGGGGACCCTGACCGTCCCATCGTCACCGGGAGCGTCTACAACGGCCAGAACCCGCCTCCGATCGAGCTGCCTGGGGACAAGACCCAGAGCACGCTGCGCTCCAGTTCCAGCCCGGGAGGCAACGGCTCCAATGAACTGCGCATTGAGGATGCCGCGGGCGAGGAGCAGATCTATCTGCACGCCCAGAAGGACTTTCAGATCGTCGTGGAGAACGACAAAACGCAGGAAGTCCGCGGCAACGAGACGCTGCTCGTGAAGAAGGATCGCAGCCGCACCATCGAGGGCAACCAGTCGCTCGAGGTGAAGAAGAACGATGACACCGTGATCGGCGGCAACCAGAGCCTGGACGTAGTCAAGAACCGCTCGACGACGGTGATGGGCAACCACACCGAGTCCGTGACGGGGGACCAGTCCATCCAGGTCGGTGGAAACCAGAATGTGACAGTGTCACTGGCATCGGCGGAGACGGTGGGTCTGGGGAAGATGCTCAACGTGGGCGGGGCCTATGCCGTCACAGTGGGTGGAGCACTCAACCAACTCGTGGGCGGCCTCAAGTCCGAGCAGGTTGGCGGTGCCAAGGTGGAGGTGGTGGGCGCGAAGAAGTCCGAGACGGTCAAGGGTTCGCGGACCCTCCAAGTCGGAGGAGATATGTCCGAGCAGGTCGACAAATCCCGCACCCTCAAGGTGGGCAAGGACCTGCTGCTGAGCGTGGGCGGCAAGCTCAACCACGCCGTCAAGGACTCCTACACGCTCTCCGCCAAGGAACTATCACTGGTCGCCCAGGAGCAGTTCACCCTCAAGGTCGGCTCCGCCACCCTGCAAGTGAAGAAGAATGGTGACGTGATCATCAAGGGCGCGAAGATTGAAATCACCGCCAGCGGAGACGTGATTATCAAGGGCTCAAAGATTTCGGAGAATTAG